In a genomic window of Suricata suricatta isolate VVHF042 chromosome 12, meerkat_22Aug2017_6uvM2_HiC, whole genome shotgun sequence:
- the GATAD2A gene encoding transcriptional repressor p66-alpha isoform X1: MTEEACRTRSQKRALERDPAEEDVESKKIKMERGLLSSDLNTDGDMRVTPEPGAGPAQGLLRGAEVTALGRCEGQAGEGPVDMRTSYSDMKSEMRAPSPDVIVLSDNEQPMSPRVNGLTKEALKETSTEALMKSSPEERERMIKQLKEELRLEEAKLVLLKKLRQSQIQKETTTQKPTGSAGSAVTTPPPLVRGTQNIPSGKPSLQTSSTRMPGSVIPPPLVRGGQQVSSKLGPQASSQVVMPPLVRGAQQIHNIRQHSSTGPPPLLLAPRASVPSVQIQGQRIIQQGLIRVANVPNTSLLVNIPQPSPASLKGTTVTSAQANSTPTSVASVVTSADSPASRQAAAKLALRKQLEKTLLEIPPPKPPAPEMNFLPSAANNEFIYLVGLEEVVQNLLETQAGRMSATVVLSREPYMCAQCKTDFTCRWREEKGGAIMCENCMASNQKKALKVEHTSRLKAAFVKALQQEQEIEQRLLQQGAAPAQAKTEPAAAPHPALKQVIKPRRKLAFRSGEARDWSNGAVLQASSQLSRGSAATPRGVLHTFSQSPKLQNAASATALVSRTGRHSERAVSTGKGNSTTNWKKAPLSTGGALAFVSPSLAVHKTSSAVDRQREYLLDMIPPRSIPQSATWK; this comes from the exons ATGACTGAGGAAGCATGCCGAACACGGAGTCAGAAACGAGCGCTTGAACGGGACCCAGCAGAGGAAGATGtggaaagcaagaaaataaaaatggagagaggatTGTTGTCTTCAGATTTAAACACTGACGGAGACATGAGAGTGACGCCTGAGCCAGGAGCAGGCCCAGCCCAAGGGTTGCTGAGGGGGGCAGAGGTGACAGCCCTGGGCAGATGCGAAGGGCAGGCAGGCGAAGGGCCTGTGGACATGCGTACCTCATACAG TGACATGAAGTCTGAGATGAGAGCCCCCTCTCCCGATGTGATCGTGCTCTCCGACAATGAACAGCCCATGAGCCCAAGGGTGAATGGACTGACGAAGGAGGCCTTGAAGGAGACCAGTACTGAGGCCCTCATG AAAAGCAGCCCTGAAGAACGAGAAAGGATGATAAAGCAACTGAAAGAAGAGTTAAGATTAGAAGAAGCAaaacttgttttattaaaaaagttgCGACAGAGTCAAATACAAAAGGAAACTACCACCCAGaag CCCACAGGCTCTGCTGGGAGTGCCGtgaccacccctcccccgcttgtgcggGGCACCCAGAACATTCCTTCTGGCAAGCCATCCCTTCAG ACCTCTTCGACAAGAATGCCTGGCAGTGTCATCCCACCACCCCTGGTCCGAGGCGGGCAGCAGGTGTCCTCCAAGCTGGGGCCACAGGCGAGCTCACAGGTCGTCATGCCCCCACTCGTCAGGGGGGCTCAG CAAATCCACAACATCAGACAACATTCCAGCACGGGGCCGCCACCACTCCTTCTGGCCCCTCGGGCCTCTGTGCCCAGTGTGCAAATTCAGGGACAGAGGATCATCCAGCAGGGCCTCATTCGTGTCGCCAATGTCCCCAACACCAGTCTGCTTGTCAACATCCCACAG CCTTCCCCAGCATCGCTGAAAGGGACAACAGTCACTTCTGCTCAGGCCAACTCCACCCCCACCAGCGTGGCCTCTGTGGTCACCTCTGCGGATTCTCCAGCCAGTCGTCAGGCGGCCGCAAAGCTCGCACTGCGCAAACAGCTAGAGAAGACGCTGCTTGAAATCCCCCCTCCCAAGCCCCCTGCCCCAGAGATGAACTTCCTGCCCAGTGCTGCCAATAACGAATTCATCTACCTGGTCGGCCTGGAGGAAgtagtgcagaacctgctggaGACACAAG CAGGCAGGATGTCAGCCACTGTTGTTCTGTCCCGGGAGCCCTACATGTGTGCACAGTGCAAGACGGACTTCACATGCCGCTGGCGGGAGGAGAAGGGTGGTGCCATTATGTGCGAGAACTGCATGGCTTCCAACCAGAAGAAGGCGCTCAAGGTAGAGCACACGAGCCGACTGAAGGCTGCCTTTGTGAAGGCGctgcagcaggagcaggagaTCGAGCAGCGCCTTCTGCAGCAGGGTGCCGCCCCCGCACAGGCCAAGACTGAGCCTGCCGCTGCCCCACACCCCGCACTAAAGCAG GTCATAAAACCCCGGCGTAAGTTGGCGTTCCGCTCAGGAGAGGCCCGCGACTGGAGTAACGGGGCTGTGCTACAG GCCTCCAGCCAGCTGTCCCGGGGCTCAGCCGCAACACCCCGAGGTGTCCTGCACACATTCAGCCAGTCACCCAAACTGCAGAATGCAGCCTCGGCCACAGCCCTTGTCAGCAGGACCGGCAGACATTCCGAAAGAGCTGTGAGCACCGGCAAGGGCAATTCCACTACCAACTGGAAGAAGGCACCCCTGAGTACAG GCGGGGCCCTTGCGTTTGTCAGCCCAAGCTTAGCAGTGCACAAGACCTCCTCAGCTGTGGACCGCCAGCGGGAGTACCTCCTGGACATGATCCCGCCACGCTCCATCCCCCAGTCAGCCACGTGGAAATAG
- the GATAD2A gene encoding transcriptional repressor p66-alpha isoform X3 yields MKSEMRAPSPDVIVLSDNEQPMSPRVNGLTKEALKETSTEALMKSSPEERERMIKQLKEELRLEEAKLVLLKKLRQSQIQKETTTQKPTGSAGSAVTTPPPLVRGTQNIPSGKPSLQTSSTRMPGSVIPPPLVRGGQQVSSKLGPQASSQVVMPPLVRGAQQIHNIRQHSSTGPPPLLLAPRASVPSVQIQGQRIIQQGLIRVANVPNTSLLVNIPQPSPASLKGTTVTSAQANSTPTSVASVVTSADSPASRQAAAKLALRKQLEKTLLEIPPPKPPAPEMNFLPSAANNEFIYLVGLEEVVQNLLETQAGRMSATVVLSREPYMCAQCKTDFTCRWREEKGGAIMCENCMASNQKKALKVEHTSRLKAAFVKALQQEQEIEQRLLQQGAAPAQAKTEPAAAPHPALKQVIKPRRKLAFRSGEARDWSNGAVLQASSQLSRGSAATPRGVLHTFSQSPKLQNAASATALVSRTGRHSERAVSTGKGNSTTNWKKAPLSTGGALAFVSPSLAVHKTSSAVDRQREYLLDMIPPRSIPQSATWK; encoded by the exons ATGAAGTCTGAGATGAGAGCCCCCTCTCCCGATGTGATCGTGCTCTCCGACAATGAACAGCCCATGAGCCCAAGGGTGAATGGACTGACGAAGGAGGCCTTGAAGGAGACCAGTACTGAGGCCCTCATG AAAAGCAGCCCTGAAGAACGAGAAAGGATGATAAAGCAACTGAAAGAAGAGTTAAGATTAGAAGAAGCAaaacttgttttattaaaaaagttgCGACAGAGTCAAATACAAAAGGAAACTACCACCCAGaag CCCACAGGCTCTGCTGGGAGTGCCGtgaccacccctcccccgcttgtgcggGGCACCCAGAACATTCCTTCTGGCAAGCCATCCCTTCAG ACCTCTTCGACAAGAATGCCTGGCAGTGTCATCCCACCACCCCTGGTCCGAGGCGGGCAGCAGGTGTCCTCCAAGCTGGGGCCACAGGCGAGCTCACAGGTCGTCATGCCCCCACTCGTCAGGGGGGCTCAG CAAATCCACAACATCAGACAACATTCCAGCACGGGGCCGCCACCACTCCTTCTGGCCCCTCGGGCCTCTGTGCCCAGTGTGCAAATTCAGGGACAGAGGATCATCCAGCAGGGCCTCATTCGTGTCGCCAATGTCCCCAACACCAGTCTGCTTGTCAACATCCCACAG CCTTCCCCAGCATCGCTGAAAGGGACAACAGTCACTTCTGCTCAGGCCAACTCCACCCCCACCAGCGTGGCCTCTGTGGTCACCTCTGCGGATTCTCCAGCCAGTCGTCAGGCGGCCGCAAAGCTCGCACTGCGCAAACAGCTAGAGAAGACGCTGCTTGAAATCCCCCCTCCCAAGCCCCCTGCCCCAGAGATGAACTTCCTGCCCAGTGCTGCCAATAACGAATTCATCTACCTGGTCGGCCTGGAGGAAgtagtgcagaacctgctggaGACACAAG CAGGCAGGATGTCAGCCACTGTTGTTCTGTCCCGGGAGCCCTACATGTGTGCACAGTGCAAGACGGACTTCACATGCCGCTGGCGGGAGGAGAAGGGTGGTGCCATTATGTGCGAGAACTGCATGGCTTCCAACCAGAAGAAGGCGCTCAAGGTAGAGCACACGAGCCGACTGAAGGCTGCCTTTGTGAAGGCGctgcagcaggagcaggagaTCGAGCAGCGCCTTCTGCAGCAGGGTGCCGCCCCCGCACAGGCCAAGACTGAGCCTGCCGCTGCCCCACACCCCGCACTAAAGCAG GTCATAAAACCCCGGCGTAAGTTGGCGTTCCGCTCAGGAGAGGCCCGCGACTGGAGTAACGGGGCTGTGCTACAG GCCTCCAGCCAGCTGTCCCGGGGCTCAGCCGCAACACCCCGAGGTGTCCTGCACACATTCAGCCAGTCACCCAAACTGCAGAATGCAGCCTCGGCCACAGCCCTTGTCAGCAGGACCGGCAGACATTCCGAAAGAGCTGTGAGCACCGGCAAGGGCAATTCCACTACCAACTGGAAGAAGGCACCCCTGAGTACAG GCGGGGCCCTTGCGTTTGTCAGCCCAAGCTTAGCAGTGCACAAGACCTCCTCAGCTGTGGACCGCCAGCGGGAGTACCTCCTGGACATGATCCCGCCACGCTCCATCCCCCAGTCAGCCACGTGGAAATAG
- the GATAD2A gene encoding transcriptional repressor p66-alpha isoform X2 produces the protein MTEEACRTRSQKRALERDPAEEDVESKKIKMERGLLSSDLNTDGDMRVTPEPGAGPAQGLLRGAEVTALGRCEGQAGEGPVDMRTSYSDMKSEMRAPSPDVIVLSDNEQPMSPRVNGLTKEALKETSTEALMKSSPEERERMIKQLKEELRLEEAKLVLLKKLRQSQIQKETTTQKPTGSAGSAVTTPPPLVRGTQNIPSGKPSLQTSSTRMPGSVIPPPLVRGGQQVSSKLGPQASSQVVMPPLVRGAQQIHNIRQHSSTGPPPLLLAPRASVPSVQIQGQRIIQQGLIRVANVPNTSLLVNIPQPSPASLKGTTVTSAQANSTPTSVASVVTSADSPASRQAAAKLALRKQLEKTLLEIPPPKPPAPEMNFLPSAANNEFIYLVGLEEVVQNLLETQAGRMSATVVLSREPYMCAQCKTDFTCRWREEKGGAIMCENCMASNQKKALKVEHTSRLKAAFVKALQQEQEIEQRLLQQGAAPAQAKTEPAAAPHPALKQASSQLSRGSAATPRGVLHTFSQSPKLQNAASATALVSRTGRHSERAVSTGKGNSTTNWKKAPLSTGGALAFVSPSLAVHKTSSAVDRQREYLLDMIPPRSIPQSATWK, from the exons ATGACTGAGGAAGCATGCCGAACACGGAGTCAGAAACGAGCGCTTGAACGGGACCCAGCAGAGGAAGATGtggaaagcaagaaaataaaaatggagagaggatTGTTGTCTTCAGATTTAAACACTGACGGAGACATGAGAGTGACGCCTGAGCCAGGAGCAGGCCCAGCCCAAGGGTTGCTGAGGGGGGCAGAGGTGACAGCCCTGGGCAGATGCGAAGGGCAGGCAGGCGAAGGGCCTGTGGACATGCGTACCTCATACAG TGACATGAAGTCTGAGATGAGAGCCCCCTCTCCCGATGTGATCGTGCTCTCCGACAATGAACAGCCCATGAGCCCAAGGGTGAATGGACTGACGAAGGAGGCCTTGAAGGAGACCAGTACTGAGGCCCTCATG AAAAGCAGCCCTGAAGAACGAGAAAGGATGATAAAGCAACTGAAAGAAGAGTTAAGATTAGAAGAAGCAaaacttgttttattaaaaaagttgCGACAGAGTCAAATACAAAAGGAAACTACCACCCAGaag CCCACAGGCTCTGCTGGGAGTGCCGtgaccacccctcccccgcttgtgcggGGCACCCAGAACATTCCTTCTGGCAAGCCATCCCTTCAG ACCTCTTCGACAAGAATGCCTGGCAGTGTCATCCCACCACCCCTGGTCCGAGGCGGGCAGCAGGTGTCCTCCAAGCTGGGGCCACAGGCGAGCTCACAGGTCGTCATGCCCCCACTCGTCAGGGGGGCTCAG CAAATCCACAACATCAGACAACATTCCAGCACGGGGCCGCCACCACTCCTTCTGGCCCCTCGGGCCTCTGTGCCCAGTGTGCAAATTCAGGGACAGAGGATCATCCAGCAGGGCCTCATTCGTGTCGCCAATGTCCCCAACACCAGTCTGCTTGTCAACATCCCACAG CCTTCCCCAGCATCGCTGAAAGGGACAACAGTCACTTCTGCTCAGGCCAACTCCACCCCCACCAGCGTGGCCTCTGTGGTCACCTCTGCGGATTCTCCAGCCAGTCGTCAGGCGGCCGCAAAGCTCGCACTGCGCAAACAGCTAGAGAAGACGCTGCTTGAAATCCCCCCTCCCAAGCCCCCTGCCCCAGAGATGAACTTCCTGCCCAGTGCTGCCAATAACGAATTCATCTACCTGGTCGGCCTGGAGGAAgtagtgcagaacctgctggaGACACAAG CAGGCAGGATGTCAGCCACTGTTGTTCTGTCCCGGGAGCCCTACATGTGTGCACAGTGCAAGACGGACTTCACATGCCGCTGGCGGGAGGAGAAGGGTGGTGCCATTATGTGCGAGAACTGCATGGCTTCCAACCAGAAGAAGGCGCTCAAGGTAGAGCACACGAGCCGACTGAAGGCTGCCTTTGTGAAGGCGctgcagcaggagcaggagaTCGAGCAGCGCCTTCTGCAGCAGGGTGCCGCCCCCGCACAGGCCAAGACTGAGCCTGCCGCTGCCCCACACCCCGCACTAAAGCAG GCCTCCAGCCAGCTGTCCCGGGGCTCAGCCGCAACACCCCGAGGTGTCCTGCACACATTCAGCCAGTCACCCAAACTGCAGAATGCAGCCTCGGCCACAGCCCTTGTCAGCAGGACCGGCAGACATTCCGAAAGAGCTGTGAGCACCGGCAAGGGCAATTCCACTACCAACTGGAAGAAGGCACCCCTGAGTACAG GCGGGGCCCTTGCGTTTGTCAGCCCAAGCTTAGCAGTGCACAAGACCTCCTCAGCTGTGGACCGCCAGCGGGAGTACCTCCTGGACATGATCCCGCCACGCTCCATCCCCCAGTCAGCCACGTGGAAATAG